Proteins encoded by one window of Chitinophagales bacterium:
- a CDS encoding TetR/AcrR family transcriptional regulator: MGRKPIKKERIDAPELKKEWVRILTPIYMRKGLRSMNMQVVAKTIGVSKATLYKYFSSREEIIEYALETKLEEIGAFKNQLFDNSLSFQDRYFHAIFVFFNGIAGVSNEFLRDLKNMYPNVWKKVEFFREYTVSMLQLFYENAIEAGIFKAVNPHILVMNDKQFFDLISDPDFLNEQNISIQEAFKDYFTLRISGLFNRSSDFDINLEEKIKELTLNIRI, from the coding sequence ATGGGAAGAAAACCGATAAAGAAAGAGAGAATAGATGCACCTGAACTCAAAAAGGAATGGGTTAGAATTTTAACCCCTATTTATATGAGGAAAGGATTGCGCAGTATGAATATGCAGGTGGTTGCTAAAACAATAGGCGTTAGCAAGGCTACTTTGTACAAATATTTTTCTTCCCGTGAAGAGATTATAGAATATGCCCTGGAAACAAAACTGGAAGAAATAGGTGCTTTTAAGAACCAGCTTTTTGACAATTCACTTTCGTTTCAGGATCGCTATTTTCATGCAATTTTTGTCTTCTTCAATGGGATAGCAGGTGTTTCTAATGAGTTTTTGCGCGACCTTAAAAACATGTACCCCAATGTGTGGAAGAAAGTAGAATTTTTCAGGGAATATACAGTAAGCATGCTTCAGTTGTTTTATGAAAATGCCATTGAAGCCGGTATTTTTAAAGCAGTGAATCCACATATTTTGGTAATGAACGATAAGCAATTTTTCGATCTGATCTCCGACCCTGATTTTCTAAACGAACAAAACATTTCAATTCAGGAAGCTTTTAAAGATTATTTCACACTGCGCATTTCTGGTTTGTTCAATAGAAGTAGTGATTTTGACATTAATCTGGAAGAAAAAATAAAAGAACTGACATTAAACATCAGGATTTGA
- a CDS encoding PKD domain-containing protein, whose product MNQSALKTYLTFILLFYTLISYSQNYTVLGDAVQLSGCDCYRFTQNANNQGGAIYQVQTINLNNSFDFTFSVFLGCNNGSGADGLVFVLTSNPNGLGQRGGGLGYAGGNQPFSLGVEFDTYYNSQNSDLQQHHIGINSGGNINHNVAGPVPAVAGGANIDDCQNHTVRIVWDVNTNTYSIYFDGNLMLTQVFPNLVDDYFDGNPIVNWGWSGATGGSTNEQRVCVESTSNWVAGVNYQSCSPSIQFTDVSTSNVGNIQSWAWDFGDGNTSTQQNPTHTYSGNGTYNVNLTITNINGCANDFSHPVVIEDSIVLSAVMNEPPCNGGSNGSIEITPSQGFGPSAGYGGYSYDWSNGSSQGNNIGITAGTYTVTVTDGVCNTVGQYTLDQPTPLTANTNATDASCGANDGSVSITISGGTPPYQNISWAGVPGATRTGLGPGMYIADFEDANGCSALLQYTATVGDLPCGINTNISSTDVSCLGGSDGTISISVTGGSPPATMSWNHGPNGFNINGLAAGTYTYNYSDDASPANDFSGSVTISEPPVALQGNLTTINTSCEGINDGSAVASVTSGGNPPYTYNWSGGLPNNPVVNNLSPGPVSVTIIDNLDCEVTLDDSITGPSELLLAIDAVDDSCYQAGTGSANANVSGGNPPYTYFWNNVSSAQNNLELSAGTYTVTVTDNKGCTIIDSTVIGEPADFSYNLDIENVTCSGDSNGSIEIANLIGGTAPYTYAWTPPQLSGNNPTGLGAGTYSFTVNDANSCNFSDSVEITEPDSALFVSHTHTDVSCFGADDGSITLYISGGTAPYSYMSNLIPNDSITIDNLPPGFFSGNIEDANGCTFFVSQTISEPAHIAITETHIDASCFGISDGSIDITVFGGISPYSFEWSDTVYTEDRNNLSAGTYNLTIIDSNSCEDSISIAIDEPAEVPLTIDVTDADCFGDLGSATAIPSEGSGPYDFQWDNSSENSATVALINGNHNVTATSSEGCEQTATFTINSQPQIILQASTYNPDCYGDTSGAITLNVSGGVGGFSYNWTPPVSNAENASNLPAGEYQIQITDQNNCSEDTTIHIIAPEELDVVSTAENETCFDANDGSININSNGGTAPYTYNWNDGTSETIRENLAPGVYSLTITDASGCSTVIIDSIEAALPIWVRTDSSVYTIYEGQQIEINSESFTDGKNILAYDWQPITGLDCPDCESVTAAPVESETYTLSIVDEAGCTADTTFEIIVLNEQVFYAPSVFTPNGDGINDGYGIKAEGVINFKFQIFDRWGTLIFETNDINEEWDGTYKGKLLPPDVFVYKAYADFLDKSSLRKEGSLTLIR is encoded by the coding sequence ATGAACCAATCGGCTTTAAAGACTTACCTGACCTTTATTTTATTATTTTATACGCTTATTTCATATTCACAGAATTATACGGTTTTGGGCGATGCCGTTCAACTTAGCGGATGTGATTGTTACCGCTTTACTCAAAATGCCAACAACCAGGGCGGGGCTATTTATCAAGTTCAAACCATCAACTTAAATAATTCTTTTGACTTTACTTTTTCTGTCTTTTTAGGTTGTAATAATGGCAGTGGTGCAGACGGATTGGTGTTTGTACTAACCAGCAACCCAAATGGACTCGGACAAAGAGGCGGAGGACTTGGTTATGCCGGAGGAAATCAGCCATTTTCACTGGGTGTGGAATTTGATACTTATTACAATTCACAAAATTCAGATCTGCAGCAACACCATATTGGCATAAACTCAGGAGGAAACATCAATCACAATGTAGCCGGACCGGTTCCCGCTGTTGCAGGTGGTGCTAATATAGATGATTGTCAAAATCATACTGTTCGAATAGTCTGGGATGTTAACACCAACACATACTCTATTTATTTTGACGGCAACCTAATGCTCACACAGGTATTTCCTAATCTGGTTGACGACTATTTTGATGGCAATCCAATTGTAAACTGGGGATGGTCGGGAGCTACAGGAGGGAGCACAAATGAACAAAGAGTTTGTGTGGAAAGCACTTCCAATTGGGTAGCCGGGGTCAACTACCAGTCCTGCTCACCAAGTATTCAGTTTACTGATGTTTCTACAAGTAATGTTGGAAACATCCAATCCTGGGCATGGGATTTTGGTGATGGCAACACTTCTACACAACAAAACCCAACACATACTTATTCCGGAAACGGTACATACAATGTAAACCTTACCATTACAAATATAAATGGTTGTGCCAATGATTTCAGTCATCCTGTAGTAATTGAGGACTCTATTGTACTCAGTGCAGTAATGAACGAACCTCCCTGTAACGGAGGCAGCAATGGAAGCATTGAAATTACTCCAAGTCAAGGTTTTGGTCCCTCGGCAGGATATGGTGGATATAGTTATGATTGGAGTAACGGATCCAGCCAAGGTAACAATATTGGTATTACTGCAGGAACTTATACCGTAACCGTAACTGATGGTGTCTGTAACACTGTGGGGCAATATACACTGGACCAACCTACTCCGCTTACTGCAAATACAAATGCAACAGACGCCAGTTGCGGAGCAAATGACGGATCTGTTTCAATAACAATTTCCGGAGGAACACCGCCCTATCAAAATATCTCTTGGGCTGGAGTTCCCGGAGCTACACGAACTGGACTTGGTCCCGGAATGTACATTGCTGATTTTGAAGATGCCAACGGTTGTTCTGCTCTATTGCAATATACCGCAACAGTTGGCGATCTTCCTTGTGGAATCAATACAAATATTAGCTCTACTGATGTAAGTTGCTTGGGCGGTAGTGATGGGACAATATCCATAAGCGTAACCGGAGGATCACCACCTGCAACTATGAGCTGGAATCATGGGCCTAATGGATTCAATATTAATGGTTTAGCTGCCGGTACTTACACCTATAATTACAGTGATGATGCAAGTCCAGCCAACGATTTTAGTGGTTCTGTAACCATTTCCGAACCTCCTGTAGCGCTACAAGGCAACTTAACAACTATAAATACTTCTTGTGAGGGAATAAATGACGGATCGGCAGTAGCTTCAGTTACATCCGGAGGAAACCCGCCCTATACCTATAATTGGAGCGGAGGATTGCCCAACAACCCTGTAGTCAATAACCTCTCTCCCGGTCCTGTTTCTGTAACTATTATTGACAACCTTGACTGTGAAGTTACATTAGATGACAGTATCACCGGACCTTCTGAGCTTTTGCTTGCAATTGATGCTGTAGATGATTCCTGTTATCAGGCAGGAACAGGCAGTGCAAATGCAAATGTCAGCGGTGGAAATCCACCTTATACCTACTTTTGGAACAATGTTTCTTCTGCACAAAATAACTTAGAACTCAGTGCCGGAACCTATACAGTAACAGTAACGGATAACAAAGGCTGTACTATTATAGACAGTACAGTGATTGGCGAGCCGGCAGATTTTAGTTACAATCTCGATATTGAAAATGTAACTTGTTCCGGTGATTCCAACGGAAGTATAGAGATCGCAAACCTTATTGGTGGAACAGCACCATATACTTATGCATGGACACCACCACAACTTTCAGGAAATAACCCAACAGGTCTTGGAGCTGGAACTTATAGCTTCACTGTAAATGATGCAAATAGCTGCAACTTCTCTGACAGCGTAGAAATTACTGAGCCAGATTCCGCTTTATTTGTAAGCCACACACATACCGATGTCTCTTGTTTTGGGGCAGATGACGGAAGCATTACACTTTATATAAGTGGTGGAACAGCACCCTATTCTTATATGAGCAACCTTATTCCAAATGACAGCATCACAATTGATAATCTTCCTCCCGGCTTCTTTTCTGGAAATATTGAAGATGCAAATGGCTGTACTTTTTTTGTGAGCCAGACTATTTCTGAACCAGCCCACATAGCCATTACAGAAACACATATAGATGCAAGCTGTTTTGGTATAAGCGATGGATCCATTGATATCACTGTATTTGGTGGTATTTCACCTTATAGTTTTGAATGGAGTGATACCGTATATACGGAAGACAGAAACAATCTTTCGGCAGGAACTTACAATCTCACTATTATTGATTCAAACTCATGTGAGGATTCTATAAGTATAGCAATAGATGAACCTGCTGAAGTACCACTCACAATTGATGTTACAGATGCAGATTGTTTTGGCGATTTAGGGAGTGCTACAGCCATACCATCTGAAGGTTCGGGGCCATACGATTTTCAATGGGACAATTCATCGGAGAATAGTGCTACAGTTGCATTGATAAATGGCAATCACAATGTTACAGCCACTTCTTCTGAAGGTTGTGAACAAACTGCAACTTTCACTATTAATTCTCAGCCACAAATCATTTTACAGGCAAGTACTTACAATCCAGATTGCTACGGAGACACAAGCGGAGCAATTACTTTGAATGTATCAGGGGGAGTTGGAGGATTTTCATACAACTGGACCCCGCCTGTAAGCAATGCTGAAAATGCTTCAAATCTCCCTGCAGGTGAATATCAGATTCAAATTACAGATCAAAACAACTGTAGTGAAGACACAACAATACACATAATAGCACCCGAAGAACTTGATGTTGTTTCTACAGCCGAAAATGAAACTTGTTTTGATGCGAATGACGGCAGCATTAACATAAACTCTAATGGCGGCACAGCTCCCTATACCTACAATTGGAATGACGGTACAAGTGAAACAATCCGCGAAAATTTAGCTCCGGGGGTTTATTCATTAACTATTACAGATGCCAGTGGCTGCAGCACAGTTATAATTGATTCCATTGAAGCTGCACTGCCTATATGGGTACGCACAGACAGCTCGGTATATACCATATATGAAGGACAACAAATTGAAATCAACAGCGAAAGTTTTACAGATGGGAAAAATATACTTGCTTATGATTGGCAACCCATTACGGGCTTAGATTGCCCCGACTGTGAGAGTGTTACAGCAGCACCTGTTGAAAGTGAAACTTACACATTGAGTATTGTTGATGAAGCAGGTTGTACTGCTGATACTACATTTGAAATCATAGTGCTCAATGAACAGGTATTTTATGCTCCTTCTGTTTTTACGCCCAATGGAGATGGGATAAATGATGGCTATGGAATTAAAGCGGAAGGTGTCATCAACTTTAAATTTCAAATATTCGACCGCTGGGGCACCTTGATTTTTGAAACCAATGACATCAATGAAGAATGGGACGGCACTTATAAAGGAAAATTGCTCCCTCCTGATGTATTTGTCTATAAAGCCTATGCAGATTTTCTAGATAAAAGCAGCCTGAGGAAAGAAGGCAGTTTGACCTTGATTCGGTAA
- a CDS encoding LytTR family DNA-binding domain-containing protein, whose translation MVRSIIIDDDEVSRQVLKSFIERTSGILLSGEFNSAIDALPIIDDNNIDLIFLDIEMPEMTGFQFLEHCKDNLNEVVLTTSKSEYAAQAFEYDIADYLIKPIDYSRFLLSIKKVNVLLDNNRDKCKLTNALFVKKEGIYMKVLFDKIKWIEASGDYVSIICDDNTHMIHSTMKLIEQHLPLSKFVRVHRSYIINISKLDNFDKEFCVVNGKMIPIGKSYRNELIGRLNVV comes from the coding sequence ATGGTAAGATCTATAATTATAGATGATGATGAAGTATCGAGACAGGTACTTAAATCCTTTATTGAACGAACTTCAGGTATTCTTCTTAGCGGTGAATTCAATAGCGCTATAGATGCTTTGCCTATAATCGATGACAATAATATTGATTTGATTTTTTTGGATATTGAAATGCCCGAAATGACAGGGTTTCAGTTTTTGGAGCATTGTAAGGACAATTTAAATGAAGTAGTACTTACAACTTCTAAATCTGAATATGCAGCACAAGCCTTTGAGTATGATATTGCTGATTATTTGATAAAACCTATTGATTATTCCCGTTTTTTACTGTCAATAAAAAAAGTAAATGTATTATTAGATAATAATAGAGACAAGTGTAAGTTGACAAATGCCCTTTTTGTAAAAAAGGAAGGCATTTACATGAAAGTTTTATTTGATAAAATTAAGTGGATAGAAGCTTCAGGAGATTACGTAAGTATTATTTGTGATGATAATACACATATGATACATTCTACAATGAAATTAATAGAGCAGCATTTGCCGCTAAGCAAATTTGTTAGAGTGCACAGATCTTATATCATAAATATTAGCAAACTCGACAATTTCGACAAAGAATTCTGTGTAGTCAATGGAAAAATGATTCCAATTGGCAAGTCCTACCGCAATGAATTGATCGGGCGTTTAAATGTGGTTTGA
- a CDS encoding APC family permease, whose amino-acid sequence MDVKLNSKIGLPGGIGLVMGGVIGLGVYIMIPSIAGKAGSATWLAILIAMSVSIIGVIPLIQLSSALPVAGGGYNWCSRLLHPLVGTLVSNFALFGGSSSVCVVSVGLADYLQGFLPFEISVHLLAMLLIGSFFFLYLFGLRLQLGLQIVLSIQMILALVFYVLGMWFFQDVQPQMSLDMPDGFAMGVLLAFNVCFGFQIITEMGEEMKEPHKNIPLALLLGAFFVFLIYVGLSVVYVGTIGSDIAILDAYFHENNSPLITSAEGKLPVWMVYFLGLGAVSAGLTSFNAGAIALPRELFAQARDKTLPAFLGKINSKTETPINAIIAFFSLVIVLLLFGYTADNVGWIEKYFGGNPIDFYGIMTVCGIMLLTVFASFSSLFLNQKYKAQYAAAYFRMPPWLLYVFASVSVLSSLAFVLFLFYEAWIIMVVYIIVSIAIVGYFFWRKKYLAAKGIEIGNFHDPFDYK is encoded by the coding sequence ATGGATGTGAAGTTAAACAGCAAGATAGGATTGCCCGGAGGAATAGGTTTGGTAATGGGCGGAGTAATAGGTTTGGGTGTTTATATTATGATACCGTCAATAGCAGGAAAAGCGGGCAGTGCAACCTGGCTGGCTATATTAATAGCAATGAGTGTCTCAATTATCGGTGTCATACCATTGATACAACTCTCAAGTGCGCTTCCGGTAGCCGGTGGTGGCTACAATTGGTGCAGTCGATTGCTGCATCCGCTGGTGGGTACTTTGGTCTCTAATTTTGCATTGTTTGGCGGAAGTTCCTCTGTTTGTGTAGTTTCTGTTGGGCTTGCAGATTATTTGCAGGGTTTTCTGCCATTTGAAATATCCGTGCATTTGTTGGCCATGTTGCTGATCGGATCCTTCTTTTTTTTATACCTCTTTGGTTTACGATTGCAACTGGGTTTACAGATTGTTCTCAGCATTCAGATGATTCTGGCACTGGTATTTTATGTACTGGGGATGTGGTTTTTTCAGGATGTGCAACCCCAAATGAGTCTCGATATGCCAGATGGCTTTGCAATGGGCGTATTGCTGGCGTTTAATGTCTGTTTTGGATTTCAGATCATTACCGAAATGGGAGAGGAGATGAAAGAACCACACAAAAACATACCCCTGGCGCTTTTACTCGGTGCATTTTTTGTTTTTTTGATTTATGTTGGACTCTCTGTAGTTTATGTTGGAACTATCGGTTCTGATATTGCAATATTGGATGCTTATTTTCACGAGAACAATTCACCCCTGATTACAAGTGCTGAGGGTAAATTACCCGTATGGATGGTTTATTTTCTTGGATTGGGAGCCGTTAGTGCAGGTTTGACTTCTTTCAATGCCGGTGCTATTGCTTTGCCAAGAGAACTTTTCGCCCAGGCTCGCGATAAAACTTTGCCTGCATTTCTAGGTAAAATCAATTCAAAAACCGAAACACCTATTAATGCAATTATTGCATTCTTCTCATTGGTAATAGTATTGTTGCTTTTCGGATACACAGCAGATAATGTTGGGTGGATAGAAAAATACTTTGGAGGAAACCCCATTGATTTTTATGGAATTATGACTGTATGTGGCATTATGCTGCTTACCGTTTTCGCCAGCTTTTCTTCCTTGTTTTTAAATCAAAAATATAAAGCGCAATATGCGGCTGCATATTTTAGAATGCCTCCCTGGTTGCTTTATGTTTTCGCCAGTGTTTCTGTGCTAAGTTCACTGGCATTTGTACTTTTTCTTTTTTATGAAGCCTGGATTATTATGGTGGTTTATATTATAGTTAGCATAGCAATTGTGGGATATTTCTTCTGGAGAAAAAAATACCTCGCAGCAAAAGGCATTGAAATCGGCAATTTTCACGATCCTTTTGATTATAAATAA
- a CDS encoding two-component regulator propeller domain-containing protein, translating to MHKYYLKIIFNLFCVLFCAINSFAQTETIRFKHIGIDKGLSQNAVMDIAQDKNGFLWIATSDGLNRYNGHEIKVYRSDYQDTSSLISNILKRLFVDSKDRLWITSERGGLGLFQKKSDDFRFFQNHENESVYTISTNIVEDKNGMLWFAIDRSGLVQFNPNDYSFKVFPLNNLELSHCVFNSVNIYEGNIWVSLRDHGIAFFDISRQKFLEENTPDISSLDQHTRKICISDNNIFVGTKNGIYYYRKELNDFKFLEIEGFNKSISEVNSIVCSDSVLWFNSQDRGLFKYDLKSKILNIYKDNNNSKFALSYPSVVSLLIDRQNILWIGTYGGGLNKMSSTLPFKLCTYDKYDPYSLAHNSSREILKDHSNRLIVASYNGVSIFDEDKRNRFDLPYDAKYDNTKIPVGKHLLSKAVYSIELDGEDKLWIGHEGSGIQCYNFKSKEFKNYWMTSEQSISIKLNFISSIKKDHEGNILAGTMEGLFIKKPTKDKFEPFPLYDSNNNENPEIHDIFLDPDSAVFLASDNGLYFLKNDKLKFINCLDYVSDTVAFCKVQNKMKSISSINDSTLLISTSGSGILKFVYKIEDSKLIVKEFSPVNNSIIKTQTVYGILCENDSTIWFSTNTGIYRYNLYSNLIYHFTYSDGLQGNEFNSTSFYKDKKGIMYFGGINGINAFNPGKIDLKKQETKLFFESIQFGDSSITNLFNQNISKVNINYGENPVSIKYLGLNLDRPDNINYFVQLVGVDPEPKFMGKQREVNYFNLSPETYELRIWAGNLNAINLSENYESLNISIIPPFYLSNWFKVIMFLLFGNIVYLIIRRRTKDLRREKERLEKQVQLRQKEIENQKLENEIATSKAVIKGQNIEQKRISEELHDGLGHILTSVSLNISAIQNYVQKGLWGNLPNELKTLKELQNQAITEVRNISHNLMPNLIIEEGLEEAINEFCIRIERNCKVEINFICQNLPDNPDNEIVIAIYRMTQEIVNNSIKHAVPNHIEIALYCENQMIHLNIKDNGIGFDQKSLKNKKGQGLKNLQARTELNRGEFHISSKKGQGTEIHISIPL from the coding sequence GTGCATAAGTATTATTTGAAGATTATATTTAACTTATTCTGTGTGTTGTTTTGCGCCATAAACAGTTTTGCCCAAACCGAGACAATTCGCTTCAAACACATCGGCATAGATAAAGGCTTGTCTCAAAATGCCGTGATGGACATTGCCCAGGACAAGAATGGTTTTTTATGGATAGCTACAAGTGATGGGCTGAACCGCTACAATGGCCATGAAATTAAAGTTTACCGCAGCGATTATCAGGATACAAGCAGTCTGATATCCAATATTTTGAAAAGGCTTTTTGTTGACAGCAAAGACCGGCTTTGGATTACATCAGAGAGAGGCGGCCTGGGTCTATTCCAGAAAAAAAGTGATGATTTTCGCTTTTTCCAAAATCATGAAAATGAAAGTGTCTATACAATCAGCACAAATATTGTTGAGGACAAAAACGGTATGCTTTGGTTTGCGATCGATCGTAGTGGATTGGTTCAATTTAATCCCAATGATTATTCTTTTAAGGTATTTCCTCTGAACAATCTTGAATTATCTCACTGTGTTTTCAATTCGGTGAATATTTATGAAGGGAATATCTGGGTAAGTTTAAGAGATCATGGTATTGCCTTTTTTGACATTTCCAGGCAAAAATTTTTAGAAGAAAATACCCCTGACATTAGTTCACTTGATCAGCACACCAGGAAAATCTGCATCAGCGACAACAATATATTTGTTGGTACTAAAAATGGAATATACTATTACCGGAAAGAATTGAATGATTTTAAATTCCTGGAAATAGAAGGTTTCAATAAATCTATTTCAGAAGTAAATTCCATTGTGTGTTCCGATTCAGTGCTATGGTTCAATTCACAAGACAGGGGGTTGTTTAAATATGATTTAAAAAGTAAAATCCTTAATATATATAAAGACAACAACAACTCTAAATTTGCCTTAAGCTACCCATCTGTGGTCTCTTTGTTAATCGACAGGCAAAACATATTGTGGATTGGGACATACGGTGGCGGGCTGAATAAAATGAGTTCAACTTTGCCTTTTAAACTTTGCACCTATGACAAATACGATCCTTACAGCCTGGCACATAACAGCAGCAGGGAAATACTAAAAGACCACTCTAACAGACTTATTGTTGCCTCTTACAATGGGGTCAGTATATTTGATGAGGATAAAAGAAACAGGTTTGATTTACCTTATGACGCTAAGTACGACAACACAAAAATACCTGTCGGAAAACACTTGTTATCAAAGGCAGTTTACTCTATTGAATTAGATGGAGAAGATAAACTATGGATAGGTCATGAAGGCTCTGGAATTCAATGCTACAACTTTAAAAGCAAAGAATTTAAAAATTATTGGATGACCAGCGAACAATCCATTTCAATAAAGTTGAATTTTATAAGTTCCATTAAAAAAGACCATGAAGGAAATATTTTAGCAGGAACAATGGAAGGATTATTTATTAAAAAGCCCACTAAAGATAAGTTTGAACCTTTTCCCTTATATGATTCCAATAATAATGAAAATCCTGAAATTCACGATATATTCCTAGATCCAGATAGTGCTGTTTTCCTGGCATCTGACAATGGATTGTATTTTTTGAAAAATGACAAATTAAAATTTATCAATTGTCTGGATTATGTGTCAGACACCGTTGCTTTTTGCAAGGTTCAGAATAAAATGAAGAGCATCTCTTCCATTAATGACAGCACATTATTAATTTCTACTTCTGGAAGCGGTATTTTAAAATTTGTGTATAAAATTGAAGATTCAAAGCTTATAGTTAAGGAATTTAGTCCTGTTAATAACAGCATTATCAAAACTCAAACTGTTTACGGGATTCTATGCGAAAATGACTCCACAATTTGGTTCAGTACCAATACTGGAATTTATCGTTACAATTTATATAGTAATTTGATATATCATTTCACATATTCAGATGGTCTACAGGGAAATGAATTCAACTCAACATCCTTTTATAAGGACAAAAAGGGCATAATGTATTTTGGCGGAATCAATGGGATTAATGCATTTAACCCCGGAAAAATTGACCTAAAGAAACAAGAAACAAAGCTGTTTTTTGAAAGTATTCAGTTTGGAGACAGCAGCATTACCAATCTGTTTAACCAAAATATATCAAAGGTCAATATCAATTACGGGGAAAATCCTGTTTCAATAAAGTATTTAGGCTTAAACTTAGATCGGCCAGACAATATCAACTACTTTGTTCAGCTTGTTGGAGTAGATCCAGAACCAAAATTCATGGGCAAACAAAGAGAAGTCAATTATTTTAATCTTTCCCCGGAAACTTATGAATTGCGTATTTGGGCAGGCAATTTAAACGCTATCAATCTATCGGAAAATTATGAATCCCTTAATATCAGTATCATTCCACCATTCTATTTATCCAATTGGTTTAAAGTCATTATGTTCCTTTTATTTGGCAACATTGTATATCTGATTATAAGACGCAGAACAAAGGATCTGCGCAGGGAAAAAGAGCGGCTGGAAAAACAGGTGCAATTGCGTCAAAAAGAAATTGAAAATCAAAAACTGGAAAATGAAATTGCCACCTCTAAGGCTGTCATTAAAGGACAAAATATTGAACAGAAAAGAATTTCAGAAGAATTACACGATGGTTTGGGGCATATTCTTACCTCTGTATCGCTGAATATATCAGCCATTCAAAACTATGTTCAAAAAGGACTTTGGGGTAACCTTCCAAATGAACTAAAAACACTCAAAGAATTGCAAAACCAAGCCATTACGGAAGTTCGAAATATCTCACACAATCTTATGCCCAATTTAATAATTGAAGAAGGCTTAGAAGAAGCCATCAATGAATTTTGTATAAGAATTGAACGCAATTGCAAAGTTGAAATAAATTTTATTTGCCAAAATTTACCGGATAATCCTGATAATGAAATTGTAATCGCTATTTATAGAATGACACAGGAAATAGTAAATAATAGTATTAAACATGCTGTGCCCAATCATATTGAAATTGCGCTGTACTGTGAAAACCAAATGATCCATCTGAATATAAAAGACAACGGCATTGGTTTCGATCAAAAATCGCTGAAAAACAAAAAAGGGCAGGGACTTAAAAACCTGCAAGCCCGAACTGAACTGAATCGCGGTGAGTTTCACATTTCGAGCAAAAAAGGTCAAGGAACTGAAATTCACATTAGTATTCCGCTTTGA
- a CDS encoding alkane 1-monooxygenase: protein MKDLKYFVSYLVPISAFLAIYFGGYWSPLTFIIAFVLLPFFELFAKGTTYNFPKEIEQRKRKEKFFDYLVYLNVPLQWGIIAFFLYRVAYTPLSNLEFAGMILSVGICCGVLGINVAHELGHRRKKSEQWMAKILLLSSLYMHFFIEHNRGHHRNVSTDLDPASSKKNEPIYTFYFRSIIGSYLHACKLENERLRKLGKSIFTLRNEMIRYHIWEGGLVTGIFLFLGVKAGVAFLAVALGGYLLLESVNYIEHYGLRRKELSPGRFEKTMPWHSWNSNHTLGRIFLYDLTRHSDHHYLASRKYQVLRHMDDAPQLPTGYPGAILLALIPPLWFKIMNKRVESLDEIGKARLTEEGEMALAS from the coding sequence ATGAAAGACCTTAAATATTTTGTGTCCTATTTGGTTCCAATATCGGCATTTCTGGCAATTTATTTTGGAGGATATTGGTCACCGCTCACTTTTATTATTGCCTTTGTACTCTTGCCTTTTTTTGAGTTGTTTGCTAAAGGCACCACTTATAATTTCCCTAAAGAAATAGAGCAGCGTAAGCGCAAAGAAAAGTTTTTTGATTATTTAGTATATCTAAATGTTCCACTACAATGGGGAATTATAGCATTTTTTCTATATCGTGTAGCCTATACTCCATTGAGCAATTTAGAATTTGCCGGAATGATTCTGTCCGTTGGAATTTGTTGTGGGGTATTGGGTATAAATGTAGCACATGAGTTGGGGCACAGAAGAAAAAAATCAGAACAGTGGATGGCTAAGATACTTTTATTGAGTTCTCTGTATATGCACTTCTTTATTGAGCACAACAGGGGGCATCACCGCAATGTATCTACTGATTTGGATCCGGCTTCATCAAAGAAAAATGAACCTATATACACTTTTTATTTCCGATCAATTATTGGCAGCTATTTGCATGCCTGCAAGCTTGAGAATGAAAGATTGAGAAAACTCGGGAAGTCAATATTTACGCTTCGCAATGAAATGATAAGGTATCATATCTGGGAAGGTGGGTTGGTAACTGGAATATTTCTTTTTCTGGGTGTAAAAGCGGGAGTAGCTTTTCTTGCAGTGGCACTGGGAGGTTATTTGCTATTGGAATCGGTCAATTATATTGAGCATTACGGATTGAGAAGAAAAGAACTTTCACCGGGCAGATTTGAAAAGACAATGCCCTGGCATTCCTGGAATTCCAACCATACGCTGGGCCGCATTTTTCTATATGACTTAACCCGACATTCCGACCATCATTACCTGGCCAGTAGAAAATACCAAGTACTGCGCCATATGGATGATGCACCGCAATTGCCTACCGGATATCCCGGAGCGATTTTGTTGGCGCTGATTCCCCCTTTGTGGTTTAAGATAATGAACAAGCGTGTGGAAAGCCTGGATGAAATAGGTAAAGCGAGATTGACAGAAGAAGGGGAAATGGCTTTGGCTTCCTGA